The nucleotide sequence ATCCATTCTGGCGCAGGGTTCTCCCCGTCTCCACCAGGTCAACGATAAGGTCAGCCAGGCCAACAGCAGGGGCGATCTCCACTGATCCCGTAAGCGGCACCACCTCCACCGATATTCCCCTCTCCAGGAAATGACGACGGGCCAGGCGAGGATACTTCGTGGCTATACGCAGGCTAGAACACAGCCGCAAATCCTTAGCGGCCATGCTCGGAGGACCGGCCACTACGAGACGACAGAAGCCAAAGCCCAGAGAGAGGGGCTCATAGACATCGCGTTCGCTCTCGTAGAGAACATCCCGACCGACTATCCCCATATCGGCCGCTCCATACTCGACATAGATGGGCACATCATTCGGCTTGGCCAGGATGAACCGAAGGCCACCTTCCGGCTCCTGGAAGATGAGCCGACGGGAGGTTTTAGCCGCAGCCAGAGAAGGAGAACCCATCGCTTGGAAGAGCTGAAGCGATCCATCCAGAAGCTTGCCTTTAGGTAGGGCGACCGTTATGCCTGCCACTGCTCCACCTCCCCCACCTCCATCCAATCCCGGCTGATACAACGTCCAGACGTCCATATCTTGAGAACTTCACCAGCCTGTACAACGTATTTGATCCCCTTTTGCCCAGCATAGGTGAGTAGTTCATCTTTAGCTCGTCCCAGGACCTCAACCTCAACGCGGTACCCCTTTCCACGCAAGGTTTCGGCGAGGGCTAACCCTCGCTGTCCAGCGTGGTTGCTCAACAGCACCTCTGATGCAACCTGCGCCGTTGGGGGCTTTTCATTTTGCTTATCCAGGGCCAGCAGAACCCGCTCCAGCCCCAAGGCGAACCCAACGGCCGGGGCATGCTGGCCGAAGCGGCCGATGAGGTCATCGTAGCGGCCACCGCTACAGACAGAGAAACCCAATCCTTGCACGAACCCCTCGAACATCATCCCGGTATAGTACTCCATGCCTCGGACCTCACCGAGGTCAATGATGATATGCTCGACCAGGCCATGGTCATCTAGATACTCGTATATCTCAGCCAAATTCTTGATCGCCTGTTCAGAGCGCGGGTTTATGGCCAGCGAGTGCGCTTTCTCGATTATCTCTCTTCTTCCACACAGGCATGGCAGCTCTGTAAGCACCCTTCTCTCCCTTTCGCCTATACCGAGGCTGAGCAGAAGGGAGCGAAGGGCACCGGCATCTTTGCGATCGATAGCTGCTCTTACCAGCCCCACCTCAGAGGGCGAAAGGGCTAAATCTTCGGTGAGTCCCTTAAAGAAGCCGATATGTCCCAGATTAAGCTGGAAGTTGTTCAGCCCAGCCACTTGCAGCGATCGCACCGTCAGGGCAACGACCTCTGCATCAGCCTCTGGTCTTTCAGAGCCGATCAACTCCACTCCAGCCTGATAAAACTCCCTCTGACGACCAGCCTGTGGCTCCTCGTGACGGAAGACGTTGGCGATGTAGTAGAAACGCAGGGGCTTGGGTTGGTCCAGCAGCTTAGTGCCGACGATGCGGGCGACGGAGGTGGTAATGTCAGAGCGCAGAGCCAGTAGTTGTCCCTCCCGATCGAGAAAGCGGTACATCTCTTGAAGGAGGGCGGGACCGGCGCCGATCTCCATTGTCTGAGCATATTCGAAAGTTGGCGTAACGATTTCAGAATAGCCCCACCCCTCAAAAAGGCGACGGAGCCCTGTTTGAAGGTCAGTCCTCCTTGCTGCCTCCGCAAATAAAATATCGCGCACTCCCAGGGGGAGTGCGGCCAGTTGACGCTTCATTTTGCTATGGCCCACCCGCAATGTTCCCTCGTTGCTGCTGAATCGCAACGTCATTGTTGCTAATCATACTCATTTCAGGGCCATAAGGCAAGTTTTGTTTGCGCGATGAATACAACTCCGAACACCGCGCTGCTGCCATAGT is from Chloroflexota bacterium and encodes:
- the hisG gene encoding ATP phosphoribosyltransferase → MAGITVALPKGKLLDGSLQLFQAMGSPSLAAAKTSRRLIFQEPEGGLRFILAKPNDVPIYVEYGAADMGIVGRDVLYESERDVYEPLSLGFGFCRLVVAGPPSMAAKDLRLCSSLRIATKYPRLARRHFLERGISVEVVPLTGSVEIAPAVGLADLIVDLVETGRTLRQNGLVEIEQVMVSEACLIVNRASHKLHFATISQIINQIASRTSAVRGMGQ
- the hisZ gene encoding ATP phosphoribosyltransferase regulatory subunit, with the translated sequence MTLRFSSNEGTLRVGHSKMKRQLAALPLGVRDILFAEAARRTDLQTGLRRLFEGWGYSEIVTPTFEYAQTMEIGAGPALLQEMYRFLDREGQLLALRSDITTSVARIVGTKLLDQPKPLRFYYIANVFRHEEPQAGRQREFYQAGVELIGSERPEADAEVVALTVRSLQVAGLNNFQLNLGHIGFFKGLTEDLALSPSEVGLVRAAIDRKDAGALRSLLLSLGIGERERRVLTELPCLCGRREIIEKAHSLAINPRSEQAIKNLAEIYEYLDDHGLVEHIIIDLGEVRGMEYYTGMMFEGFVQGLGFSVCSGGRYDDLIGRFGQHAPAVGFALGLERVLLALDKQNEKPPTAQVASEVLLSNHAGQRGLALAETLRGKGYRVEVEVLGRAKDELLTYAGQKGIKYVVQAGEVLKIWTSGRCISRDWMEVGEVEQWQA